Proteins from a genomic interval of Methanohalophilus levihalophilus:
- a CDS encoding acylphosphatase — MDNMERAEIYVSGRVQGVYFRAFTQEVALKHGLSGYVMNLADGRVFSVVEGNRDTIVFFIDELKTGPTMSNVTDMDISWSEGTGEFSGFSIRR; from the coding sequence ATGGATAATATGGAGCGGGCGGAAATCTACGTATCCGGCAGGGTTCAGGGTGTTTACTTCAGGGCTTTTACTCAGGAAGTGGCTTTAAAACACGGGCTTTCCGGATATGTGATGAATTTGGCTGATGGACGGGTTTTTTCAGTTGTAGAAGGTAATCGAGATACAATTGTTTTCTTCATTGATGAATTAAAAACAGGTCCAACAATGTCCAATGTTACAGATATGGACATTTCATGGTCTGAAGGAACCGGTGAGTTTTCGGGATTTTCTATTCGCAGGTAA
- the ftsA gene encoding coenzyme F390 synthetase, protein MTPNYYNPGIETISRDELDATIEDKISYTIKYAAENSPFYRKWFERHNLSPSSIKSHEDLLELPIVSGELIKNNQPPKTNNFNFLSSEWNDIFTIHETSGTSGTPKSFFFTWQDWMRYAEKYARSFTSQGIGKGDRMIMCASYGMNIGANTMTLAARDLSMTIIPEGKCTFPTRIIENYKPTGIVASVFKLLRLARRLEQEGIDPKETSIEKLVVGGEGFADESRKYLEEIWDCPVYNTYGSTEGTMCGECEAKNGLHVPEDLVHLDIYDPEKQEYTKDGECGRMILTTLLSPGEKCGTLLINYDTEDATTVLTRKKCDCGRTHMRIMNPEREAETFWIANNPFSRVDVERGVFQRENMEYLTGEYESFLYGKGKDVTSLKVVLECLDKGNCDRELVGENFLKGAFEYKPSLQKMYDKGKLTVDLDFVKSGEIQTRKAKGRPIRIADYR, encoded by the coding sequence ATGACACCTAACTATTACAATCCCGGGATTGAAACAATCAGTCGGGATGAGCTTGATGCTACTATTGAAGATAAGATCAGCTATACGATAAAGTATGCAGCTGAAAACTCGCCTTTTTACAGGAAGTGGTTTGAGCGCCACAATCTTTCACCTTCAAGTATAAAGAGCCATGAAGACCTGCTTGAGCTACCTATTGTATCAGGAGAGCTGATTAAAAATAACCAACCTCCAAAAACAAATAACTTCAATTTCCTTAGTTCCGAGTGGAACGATATATTCACTATTCATGAAACAAGTGGGACAAGCGGAACACCAAAATCATTTTTCTTTACCTGGCAGGACTGGATGCGTTATGCTGAGAAATATGCGAGGAGTTTTACATCGCAGGGAATTGGAAAAGGTGACCGGATGATAATGTGTGCTTCATATGGCATGAATATAGGCGCCAATACCATGACTCTTGCAGCACGTGATCTTTCTATGACAATAATTCCGGAAGGCAAATGCACCTTCCCCACCCGCATTATTGAAAACTATAAACCTACCGGAATTGTAGCCAGTGTTTTCAAACTCTTAAGGCTTGCCAGAAGACTTGAGCAGGAAGGAATTGATCCAAAAGAAACGAGCATCGAAAAACTCGTAGTTGGTGGCGAAGGTTTCGCTGACGAATCAAGGAAATACCTTGAGGAAATCTGGGATTGTCCGGTTTACAACACTTATGGAAGCACCGAGGGTACTATGTGTGGAGAGTGTGAGGCCAAGAACGGCTTGCACGTCCCCGAAGATCTTGTCCATTTAGATATTTATGATCCTGAAAAACAAGAGTATACCAAAGATGGAGAATGCGGGAGGATGATCCTTACAACGCTTCTCAGTCCGGGAGAAAAATGTGGTACTTTGCTAATAAACTACGATACCGAAGACGCTACAACAGTTCTCACCAGGAAAAAATGCGATTGTGGAAGGACACATATGCGCATCATGAATCCAGAACGTGAGGCTGAAACATTCTGGATAGCAAACAACCCGTTCAGCCGCGTTGACGTTGAAAGGGGAGTATTCCAGAGAGAAAACATGGAGTATCTTACAGGAGAATATGAGTCATTCCTTTATGGAAAAGGGAAAGATGTCACTTCCCTGAAAGTAGTTCTGGAGTGTCTTGACAAAGGAAACTGTGACAGGGAACTTGTTGGAGAAAATTTCCTCAAAGGCGCTTTTGAATACAAGCCCTCACTCCAAAAAATGTACGATAAAGGGAAACTAACTGTTGATCTGGATTTTGTCAAGTCCGGTGAAATACAGACTCGGAAAGCAAAAGGTCGTCCCATCAGAATTGCGGATTACCGCTAA
- the thiI gene encoding tRNA uracil 4-sulfurtransferase ThiI — protein MFNTVIVRYGELALKSPGVRKRFEQTLVSNIEAMLDQEKIEYSEVRREWGRIFVESSDSNAAKVVANVFGIVSTSPAITVDATLEASATTCAKVAENMVQDGESFAIRPRRSGNHDFRSSDIGISCGDAVYEKLDSQGKSISVNLTDPDKEIFVEMRQSKAYVFTEIVDGVGGLPLGTQGKMVVLISGGIDSPVAAWMMMRRGVEIIPVYANNAPFANDAGKERTMDCVRALQKWAPGHLMKFYEVPNGPYLEAVREKCNVKNTCIMCKRMMYRLGFEVMNKEKASGIITGSSLGQVASQTTYNMYAEIYGLGFPIYHPLIGLDKTEIMDLAKKIGTYEISIRKAASCGAVPVHPEVRARYTIGAEEDEKLDIDSIVAESMAGTKIHRLVDN, from the coding sequence ATGTTTAACACTGTGATTGTGAGATACGGGGAGCTTGCTCTCAAGAGTCCAGGCGTTCGGAAAAGGTTTGAACAGACTTTGGTTTCCAATATTGAAGCAATGCTGGATCAGGAAAAAATTGAATATTCCGAGGTCCGTCGGGAATGGGGTCGTATTTTTGTAGAATCATCTGACTCGAATGCTGCTAAGGTTGTTGCGAATGTATTTGGCATAGTCTCCACTTCTCCTGCAATCACAGTTGATGCAACTCTTGAGGCCTCAGCAACCACATGCGCAAAAGTTGCTGAAAACATGGTGCAGGATGGAGAATCTTTTGCCATTCGTCCCCGTCGCTCGGGAAACCACGATTTCCGTTCATCGGATATTGGCATAAGTTGTGGCGATGCGGTTTATGAAAAACTTGATTCACAGGGCAAATCCATATCCGTAAACCTTACAGACCCAGATAAGGAAATTTTCGTTGAGATGCGCCAGTCCAAAGCTTATGTTTTCACTGAAATCGTAGACGGTGTAGGAGGTTTGCCTCTCGGAACACAGGGAAAAATGGTTGTTTTAATTTCCGGAGGAATTGATTCCCCGGTAGCTGCCTGGATGATGATGCGCAGGGGCGTTGAGATTATCCCGGTTTACGCAAACAATGCACCTTTTGCCAATGATGCAGGTAAAGAGAGAACAATGGATTGTGTTCGTGCATTGCAAAAATGGGCACCTGGTCATCTAATGAAGTTCTATGAGGTTCCAAATGGTCCATATCTTGAAGCAGTTCGTGAAAAATGCAATGTCAAGAATACATGTATCATGTGCAAGCGCATGATGTACAGGCTTGGGTTTGAAGTAATGAATAAAGAGAAAGCTTCGGGAATTATTACCGGCTCTTCGCTGGGACAGGTGGCTTCCCAGACTACGTACAACATGTACGCTGAAATCTATGGTCTCGGTTTCCCGATATACCACCCGCTTATTGGTCTGGACAAAACTGAAATCATGGATCTGGCGAAGAAAATCGGAACATATGAGATTTCCATAAGAAAAGCAGCAAGTTGTGGTGCTGTTCCTGTGCATCCTGAAGTTCGTGCACGTTACACAATCGGTGCAGAAGAAGATGAAAAACTCGATATTGATTCAATAGTAGCTGAATCAATGGCAGGTACAAAAATACACAGGCTGGTAGATAACTAA
- a CDS encoding toprim domain-containing protein, producing MRYFSDGKHHCTPTTSISSVRRRLEKLEELLEDLSSRSLEGSIIVVEGKRDVISLRKLGIQGQIETSTTIPVLELSDRLAGEGREVIILTDWDRRGDLLGSKVSSDLRYLGLDVDTDFRIRLSSMVKKEIKDVESLYSYMKKMRRCVNKDYSH from the coding sequence ATGCGTTACTTTTCTGATGGGAAACACCATTGTACTCCTACTACTTCCATTTCGTCTGTAAGAAGACGCCTTGAAAAACTTGAAGAACTGCTTGAAGATTTGTCTTCACGTTCGTTGGAAGGTTCAATAATTGTTGTGGAGGGTAAAAGGGATGTTATTTCCCTGAGAAAATTGGGTATCCAGGGTCAGATAGAGACCTCTACCACTATTCCTGTGCTTGAATTATCTGATAGGCTTGCTGGAGAGGGCAGGGAAGTTATTATTTTGACCGATTGGGATCGAAGGGGCGATCTATTGGGTTCTAAAGTATCTTCTGATTTACGGTATCTTGGCCTGGATGTTGATACGGATTTCCGAATCCGGCTGTCTTCCATGGTTAAAAAAGAAATAAAAGATGTTGAGAGTCTTTATTCTTACATGAAAAAAATGAGAAGATGTGTGAACAAAGACTATTCTCACTGA
- a CDS encoding multiheme c-type cytochrome, with protein MGIRKSAQVAIIAVFLLLLFPLAASADDGERCQNCHSAIGDFPAVVDDWEQSKHAESGISCSDCHTAEPTDPDATEHNGFYISPVVSPNDCATCHEKEVAENAQSLHALGAKYYEVDFYNQKLPYLESEITLDGYSTASHNATVNGCQGCHGTNMTGKSTDDPAVWPNNGIGRINPDGSLGSCASCHTRHKFSVEEARKPESCEQCHLGPDHPQTEIYLESKHGAIYNTEGDEWNWDADDWKPGEDYRTPTCAACHMSGTDELDTTHDVGARLSWELETPVSRKTDNVANILGTPIGDGSTWEEKRESMQSVCLECHSEDWVLNYYENGDAAVELYNKKYADSKAIVDELYEEGLLTEQAFDEPIEFKIYEVWHHEGRRARMGAFMFGPDFVQWHGFYELLKDKAELVEMAEQIRLNAELQEQLGLEDTGTQPNEETAATPGFGITLAIAGILAGLFIFLKSKK; from the coding sequence ATGGGAATAAGGAAGTCCGCCCAGGTAGCGATAATTGCAGTTTTTCTCTTACTGTTATTTCCGCTTGCGGCATCCGCCGATGATGGTGAACGATGCCAGAATTGCCACTCCGCAATCGGAGACTTTCCTGCCGTTGTAGATGATTGGGAACAAAGCAAACATGCAGAATCCGGCATAAGTTGCAGTGATTGTCATACTGCAGAACCAACCGATCCGGATGCTACAGAACATAACGGATTCTATATTTCTCCCGTAGTTTCACCCAACGACTGCGCAACCTGTCACGAAAAAGAAGTTGCAGAGAATGCGCAAAGTCTCCATGCCCTTGGAGCAAAATACTATGAAGTCGATTTCTATAACCAGAAATTGCCCTATCTTGAGAGTGAAATCACCCTTGACGGATACTCAACTGCAAGCCACAATGCAACTGTTAACGGTTGCCAGGGATGCCATGGCACCAATATGACAGGAAAAAGCACAGATGACCCTGCAGTCTGGCCAAACAATGGTATTGGAAGAATTAACCCCGATGGCAGTCTTGGATCATGTGCTTCCTGCCACACACGCCATAAATTCTCAGTTGAGGAAGCAAGAAAACCCGAATCCTGTGAACAATGTCACCTCGGGCCGGATCATCCCCAGACTGAAATTTACCTTGAGTCAAAGCATGGAGCAATCTACAACACCGAAGGCGATGAATGGAACTGGGATGCTGACGACTGGAAACCTGGAGAGGATTACAGAACACCAACCTGTGCTGCATGTCACATGTCAGGAACTGACGAACTCGATACAACTCACGATGTCGGAGCACGCCTTTCATGGGAACTTGAAACTCCTGTATCCAGAAAAACCGACAATGTGGCAAACATTCTCGGAACGCCTATCGGCGACGGCTCTACCTGGGAAGAGAAACGTGAGAGCATGCAATCAGTATGTCTTGAGTGTCACTCAGAAGACTGGGTTTTGAACTACTATGAAAACGGTGATGCTGCCGTAGAACTCTATAACAAGAAGTATGCGGATTCAAAGGCAATCGTTGATGAGCTCTATGAAGAAGGACTTCTAACCGAGCAGGCTTTCGATGAGCCAATCGAATTCAAGATCTACGAAGTATGGCACCATGAAGGCAGGCGTGCAAGAATGGGAGCATTCATGTTCGGACCTGACTTTGTCCAGTGGCACGGCTTCTATGAGCTACTAAAAGACAAAGCTGAGCTTGTAGAAATGGCTGAGCAGATTAGGTTAAATGCCGAGCTTCAGGAACAGCTGGGACTTGAAGACACAGGCACACAACCAAACGAAGAAACTGCTGCAACACCCGGATTCGGGATAACTCTTGCAATTGCAGGAATACTGGCTGGCTTGTTTATCTTCCTGAAATCGAAGAAATGA
- a CDS encoding elongation factor 1-beta — MGEVAATMKIMPESVDTDLDAIKAKIVEVLPEGSELYGSEIEPVAFGLKALKVVILVGDLEGGTEPVEEAINNIDGVESLQVVELGRPV, encoded by the coding sequence ATGGGAGAAGTTGCAGCAACAATGAAGATTATGCCTGAAAGTGTTGATACCGATCTCGACGCAATAAAGGCCAAGATTGTAGAAGTATTACCAGAAGGCTCTGAACTCTATGGATCAGAAATTGAACCAGTTGCCTTTGGACTCAAAGCACTCAAAGTAGTAATTCTGGTTGGTGACCTTGAAGGTGGTACCGAACCAGTCGAGGAAGCTATCAACAACATTGATGGTGTTGAGAGCTTACAGGTCGTTGAACTCGGAAGGCCAGTCTAA
- a CDS encoding class I SAM-dependent methyltransferase, which yields MGIKKGNHFGTLYGGPRYDFFADMLGFDHRFYEKAAAELPLQRGMKLLDLGCGTASLTLAIARKLGHEGEFHGLDLSPKQLSYALTKTKKRPEFSFYRATMDILPFKDNTFDMITTSVAFCETSADVRRGAIHEASRVLKKNGLFVLIDCGKPRMGMSSFILLPFFMLKENHDSWNNTYVQLCRDCNLEFVSDAYLKSYIQCQIFRKTE from the coding sequence ATGGGGATTAAAAAGGGGAATCACTTCGGTACCTTGTACGGTGGACCAAGGTATGATTTTTTTGCAGACATGCTCGGATTTGATCATAGATTCTATGAGAAAGCTGCAGCAGAATTACCACTTCAAAGAGGAATGAAACTACTTGATTTGGGATGTGGAACTGCATCCCTGACACTTGCAATTGCCCGGAAACTTGGGCATGAAGGAGAGTTTCATGGCCTGGATCTGTCCCCGAAACAATTGTCTTATGCACTTACAAAAACAAAAAAACGGCCTGAGTTTAGCTTTTATCGTGCAACTATGGACATCCTCCCATTCAAGGACAACACTTTTGATATGATTACTACAAGCGTGGCATTTTGCGAAACCTCGGCAGACGTTCGCAGGGGTGCCATCCATGAAGCCTCAAGGGTACTGAAGAAGAACGGGCTGTTTGTCCTGATTGATTGCGGAAAACCACGAATGGGGATGAGCAGCTTTATCCTCCTTCCCTTTTTTATGCTCAAGGAAAACCATGACAGCTGGAACAACACCTATGTGCAACTTTGCAGGGATTGCAACCTTGAATTTGTAAGCGATGCATACCTGAAATCTTACATTCAGTGCCAGATTTTCAGAAAAACTGAATGA
- a CDS encoding YfgJ family double zinc ribbon protein, with protein sequence MHDHKCTTCNEKLKVMKISTNILYYCNKCKNMTSKEAFQ encoded by the coding sequence ATGCACGACCATAAATGTACAACTTGCAACGAAAAACTAAAAGTCATGAAAATCAGCACTAATATTCTCTACTATTGCAACAAGTGTAAAAACATGACTTCAAAAGAAGCATTTCAGTGA
- a CDS encoding AI-2E family transporter → MLFRKPDGLAILASNKWNIIIALLLLILFLALALILLPLGDGIVLGLVFAYICRPIYVKLKKWNHIGAFIATMFIVTPLVIIIGIGVVEIFRQLVWVIENQTEVISILFDIVRQIVPEAYSARVNEAIWSSSISILSLIGQLGFISYAKGLAMFMINLIVAVFVCYFLLQDGEEVYQSFMKIVPDELKKLMIQYLKELDTILGGIFIGNAYAALTVSTISIVVFYAFGLSHILALATLVFIASVIPFFAGYMILVALSIIRYFEFGLQSAIVFFMVSSIIIYAPPELFLRPYLVSLKSQIHPVILLVVFLGGGFVGGVAGFFAAPIILGALIAAYRVYTNTTSEAIASEEKEDNDGAFTEELAA, encoded by the coding sequence ATGCTCTTTCGAAAACCAGATGGTTTGGCCATACTTGCTTCAAATAAATGGAACATAATAATAGCCCTGCTTTTATTGATTTTATTTTTGGCACTTGCATTGATTTTACTTCCTCTCGGGGATGGTATTGTCCTCGGACTTGTATTTGCATATATATGCCGCCCAATTTATGTCAAACTCAAAAAATGGAATCACATAGGTGCATTTATTGCAACAATGTTCATTGTGACCCCACTTGTTATCATTATTGGAATAGGAGTCGTGGAGATTTTCCGTCAATTGGTCTGGGTTATTGAAAACCAGACTGAAGTTATCAGCATTTTGTTTGACATTGTAAGGCAGATTGTACCTGAAGCCTATTCGGCAAGAGTAAATGAAGCTATCTGGAGTTCCTCCATCTCAATTTTGTCGCTCATAGGTCAACTTGGATTTATTTCCTATGCCAAGGGGCTGGCAATGTTCATGATAAATCTCATAGTGGCAGTTTTTGTCTGCTATTTCCTTCTGCAGGATGGTGAAGAGGTTTACCAGTCCTTCATGAAAATTGTTCCTGATGAACTAAAGAAGTTGATGATACAATATCTCAAGGAATTGGACACAATTCTGGGTGGCATCTTCATAGGAAATGCCTATGCTGCACTGACAGTAAGTACCATTTCAATAGTTGTCTTTTATGCATTTGGATTGTCTCATATACTTGCTCTTGCGACATTGGTTTTTATTGCATCCGTAATTCCTTTCTTTGCAGGATACATGATTCTTGTTGCGCTCTCAATTATCAGGTACTTTGAATTTGGTTTGCAGTCTGCAATTGTGTTCTTCATGGTTTCAAGTATCATTATCTATGCACCACCTGAACTATTCCTGAGACCTTATCTCGTTAGCCTGAAATCCCAGATTCATCCAGTCATCCTTTTGGTTGTATTCCTGGGCGGTGGTTTTGTAGGTGGAGTTGCCGGGTTCTTTGCGGCTCCCATAATTCTTGGTGCACTAATCGCAGCCTACCGTGTTTACACGAATACTACTTCTGAAGCAATAGCATCAGAAGAGAAAGAAGATAATGACGGTGCTTTCACAGAAGAGTTGGCTGCATAA
- a CDS encoding ABC1 kinase family protein — protein MENQKNAIKLRRAFEDLGPTFVKLGQIMSKRPDLLPQSYIQELSRLQDKVRPSEFSEMIRSFEGFQCTIGGSGANRNQTTAVDESYINNFFDNFNTKPIASASVAQVYEAVLDGQKVAVKVARPGLIDKINVDLSIINDLKPIIVRVGGFGKNINFDEFLDEFRELLNKELDFRNEARNLKRFHEAFADFDEVRIPAVHEDYCTESVLVMEYMEGKLVKDLPTMDREKRSHYAHLISSSYLKQVYLDGVYHADPHAGNILIQEDGGIAYIDFGAVGIIDDELRRNMLNLFYGIYKKNVDIAFEAFLKVANINKNDINTRKFKLDLDDLIAKQNYSLGERQNDSYANLALKYDLSLPSDFSTLERALVLIEGVCLELDPKFSIIDDARPIITRVMIQRYSPFRAAEYFQLEGDKYLEIFKNLPQGINDVIETIRGYRIEKLEEKSRQIRRDRIMDSAAKYVFVSIILIASAYLATQPETGIANLGIAGFIVALLLFALLFLKNQ, from the coding sequence GTGGAAAACCAGAAGAATGCAATAAAGCTACGCCGGGCTTTCGAAGATTTGGGACCTACTTTTGTCAAGCTTGGACAAATAATGAGCAAACGACCTGACTTGCTCCCTCAGAGTTATATTCAGGAACTCTCCCGGCTTCAGGACAAGGTTAGGCCATCTGAATTTAGTGAAATGATTCGATCTTTTGAAGGATTCCAGTGTACAATCGGGGGCTCAGGTGCAAATCGTAATCAAACTACTGCAGTCGATGAGTCTTACATCAACAATTTCTTTGATAACTTCAACACAAAACCGATTGCCAGTGCGTCTGTAGCACAGGTTTACGAGGCAGTCCTCGATGGCCAGAAAGTTGCGGTAAAAGTAGCACGTCCGGGGTTGATCGACAAAATTAATGTTGACCTGTCAATAATAAATGATCTCAAACCCATCATAGTCAGGGTCGGAGGTTTCGGGAAGAACATAAATTTTGATGAATTTCTTGATGAATTCCGGGAACTACTAAACAAGGAACTTGATTTCAGGAATGAAGCCCGTAACCTTAAACGCTTTCATGAAGCATTCGCAGACTTCGATGAAGTACGTATCCCGGCAGTTCATGAAGACTATTGTACCGAAAGTGTCCTTGTGATGGAATACATGGAAGGGAAACTTGTAAAAGACCTACCTACCATGGACCGGGAAAAAAGATCACACTATGCCCATCTTATCAGTTCAAGTTACCTGAAGCAGGTTTACCTCGACGGCGTATATCATGCAGATCCACATGCTGGAAACATCCTTATTCAGGAAGACGGAGGAATTGCATACATAGATTTTGGCGCTGTCGGAATAATTGACGATGAATTAAGGCGCAATATGCTGAATCTTTTCTATGGGATATACAAGAAAAATGTTGATATCGCCTTTGAAGCATTCCTTAAAGTTGCGAATATAAACAAAAATGATATCAATACACGGAAGTTCAAACTTGATCTTGACGATCTGATTGCCAAGCAAAATTATTCCCTTGGGGAAAGGCAAAATGACAGTTACGCAAACCTTGCGTTGAAATATGATTTATCCCTGCCAAGCGATTTCTCCACACTTGAAAGGGCACTTGTCCTGATTGAGGGAGTGTGCCTTGAGCTTGATCCCAAATTCAGCATTATTGATGACGCAAGACCAATTATAACCAGGGTAATGATCCAGAGATATTCACCATTCAGGGCTGCAGAATATTTCCAGCTTGAAGGCGATAAGTATCTTGAAATCTTTAAGAATCTGCCACAGGGAATCAACGATGTTATTGAAACCATCAGGGGATACCGCATAGAGAAACTGGAAGAGAAAAGCCGGCAAATAAGGCGTGATAGGATTATGGATTCGGCGGCAAAATATGTTTTTGTTTCAATAATCCTGATAGCATCTGCGTATCTCGCAACACAGCCCGAAACTGGAATTGCAAATCTTGGGATTGCAGGCTTTATAGTAGCCCTTCTTCTCTTTGCACTACTGTTCCTTAAAAATCAATAA
- a CDS encoding threonine--tRNA ligase, with the protein MKLLLIHSDYIEYEVKKSTPVAEEIEESFKTGRLDEALTAFIAVESRDEESPSSVVEKAVSSIAEAASQVKAENIMVYPYAHLSSDLSSPKVAVSVLKEIEKRLSVDFNVKRAPFGWYKAFSISCKGHPLSELSRTVHPEEGGKGEPIPECGEVQEIVSEALKAESTAKSYWHVLTPDGELHDMKEFDLSDHANLGKFVDYEMSKSRTVEKAPPHVELMRRLELADYEPGSDSGNMRYYPKGRLMKSLLERFVLDESSLAGAMEVETPLMYDMNHPTLKKYLDRFPARQYSIESDKRQMFLRFAACFGQFLMNHDMTISHRNLPLKMVELTRYSFRKEQRGELVGLRRLRAFTMPDMHTLCADMDAAVEQFGEQYSMCIDILNRIGIRVDDFEVAIRLTRDFYEQNRDFITELARKVNKPVLVEMWDTRFFYFVLKFEFNFVDAINKASALSTVQIDVENAERYDINYIDTNGEATRPIILHCSPSGAIERCIYSLLEKAAMDADEGKVPILPTWLSPTQVRIIPIGTQHLEFAKDVASRLDCRADIDDRDESVGKKIRNAGMEWIPYVVVVGDNEMESGNLNVTVRAESEPKKPMKVEMSVDELNQKIWSEIADMPFQRLPLDQLLSRRPKFL; encoded by the coding sequence ATGAAGCTTTTGCTTATCCATTCTGATTATATCGAATACGAAGTGAAAAAAAGCACGCCTGTTGCTGAAGAGATTGAGGAGTCATTCAAAACCGGCAGGCTTGATGAGGCACTTACAGCATTTATTGCTGTAGAATCCCGGGATGAAGAATCCCCTTCATCAGTTGTGGAAAAGGCCGTTTCTTCAATAGCTGAGGCTGCTTCACAGGTAAAAGCAGAAAATATCATGGTTTATCCTTATGCTCATCTTAGTTCCGACTTATCATCTCCCAAAGTGGCTGTTTCTGTCCTGAAAGAAATAGAGAAACGCCTTTCTGTGGATTTTAACGTTAAAAGGGCGCCGTTTGGATGGTATAAGGCTTTCAGTATCAGCTGCAAAGGCCATCCTCTTTCTGAGCTTTCCAGAACCGTTCATCCGGAAGAAGGTGGAAAAGGAGAGCCGATCCCGGAGTGTGGAGAAGTCCAGGAGATTGTTTCCGAAGCACTCAAAGCTGAAAGTACTGCCAAGTCCTACTGGCATGTCCTGACTCCTGATGGTGAGCTGCATGACATGAAAGAATTTGATCTTTCTGATCACGCAAACTTGGGCAAATTTGTGGACTACGAGATGTCCAAGAGCCGCACGGTTGAAAAAGCCCCTCCACATGTTGAATTGATGCGCAGGCTTGAGCTTGCCGATTACGAACCCGGCTCAGATTCTGGGAATATGCGCTACTATCCAAAGGGAAGGCTCATGAAATCCCTGCTTGAGCGTTTTGTACTTGATGAATCATCCCTGGCAGGTGCCATGGAAGTCGAGACTCCGCTAATGTATGACATGAACCATCCAACCCTGAAAAAGTATCTGGACAGGTTCCCTGCACGGCAGTATTCCATTGAGTCTGATAAGCGCCAGATGTTTTTAAGATTTGCAGCATGTTTCGGGCAGTTCTTGATGAACCATGACATGACAATCTCCCATCGCAATTTACCGTTAAAAATGGTTGAACTAACACGCTACAGCTTCAGGAAGGAGCAAAGAGGAGAACTTGTTGGTCTGAGACGTCTCCGCGCTTTCACAATGCCTGATATGCACACCCTTTGTGCCGATATGGATGCTGCAGTAGAACAATTCGGTGAACAGTACTCCATGTGCATTGATATTCTCAATCGCATTGGTATCCGCGTGGATGATTTCGAAGTTGCCATCAGGTTAACCCGTGATTTCTATGAGCAAAACCGTGATTTCATCACTGAGCTTGCACGTAAGGTAAACAAACCTGTGCTGGTTGAAATGTGGGACACCCGTTTCTTCTACTTCGTCCTGAAATTCGAATTCAATTTTGTGGACGCCATTAACAAGGCAAGTGCCCTTTCTACCGTCCAGATAGATGTTGAAAATGCAGAACGCTATGACATCAACTACATTGATACAAACGGTGAAGCCACAAGACCGATTATCCTTCATTGCTCACCAAGCGGTGCAATCGAGCGCTGTATTTATTCACTTCTTGAGAAGGCTGCTATGGATGCAGACGAGGGCAAGGTTCCAATACTTCCGACATGGTTGTCTCCTACTCAGGTCAGAATTATTCCAATTGGCACCCAGCATCTTGAGTTTGCGAAAGATGTTGCTTCAAGGCTTGATTGCCGTGCTGATATTGATGACAGGGATGAATCTGTCGGCAAGAAGATCAGGAATGCAGGAATGGAATGGATTCCATATGTTGTAGTTGTTGGTGACAATGAGATGGAAAGCGGCAATCTTAACGTTACAGTAAGGGCAGAATCCGAGCCCAAGAAACCGATGAAAGTTGAGATGTCGGTGGATGAGCTAAACCAGAAAATCTGGAGTGAAATCGCAGACATGCCTTTCCAGAGACTACCACTCGATCAACTGCTTTCCAGAAGGCCTAAGTTCTTGTGA